One region of Arvicola amphibius chromosome 3, mArvAmp1.2, whole genome shotgun sequence genomic DNA includes:
- the LOC119810196 gene encoding olfactory receptor 145-like — protein MTRGMASENDSSVKEFILLGLTQQPELQLPLFFLFLGIYVVSMVGNLGLIVLIVLSPHLHTPMYYFLFNLSFTDLCLSSVIIPKMLVSFVNQNTISHAECMTQFFFFVFFVINEVYILTAMAYDKYAAICKPLLYQVTMSYQVCHLMMVAVYVMGFVGSLVHTGNMLSLSFCNGNIINHYMCDVLPLLKLSCAHTAINELVVFIVAGINVTVPSLTIFISYTLILYSILGIRSAEGRSKAFSTCGSHVIAVSLFFGASTFMYLKPSSVAGDEDKISSIFYTILGPMLNPLIYSLRNKDVHIALRKTLRKKMFT, from the coding sequence ATGACCCGAGGAATGGCCTCAGAAAATGACTCGTCAGTGAAAGAGTTTATTCTGCTGGGATTGACACAGCAGCCAGAGCTTcagctgcctctcttcttcctcttcttgggaATCTATGTGGTCTCCATGGTGGGGAACCTGGGCTTGATTGTTCTGATTGTTTTGAGCCCTCACctgcacacccccatgtactACTTTCTCTTCAACCTTTCCTTCACagatctctgcctctcctctgtcATAATCCCCAAGATGCTGGTGAGTTTTGTAAATCAGAACACCATCTCCCATGCAGAGTGCAtgactcagttttttttctttgtcttctttgttaTTAACGAAGTCTACATTTTGACAGCAATGGCTTATGACAAATATGCTGCCATCTGTAAACCCCTGCTTTACCAGGTCACAATGTCCTATCAGGTCTGCCACTTGATGATGGTAGCTGTGTATGTAATGGGGTTTGTGGGAAGCTTGGTCCATACTGGTAACATGCTAAGTCTTAGCTTCTGTAATGGCAACATCATCAATCACTACATGTGTGATGTACTTCCTCTCCTGAAGCTCTCCTGTGCACATACTGCCATTAATGAGCTGGTGGTTTTCATTGTTGCGGGTATCAATGTAACAGTGCCAAGCCTGACTATCTTTATTTCTTACACCTTGATCCTTTACAGCATCCTTGGCATCCGTTCTGCAGAGGGTAGGTCAAAAGCCTTCAGCACCTGTGGCTCTCATGTTatagctgtttctcttttctttggagCCTCAACATTTATGTATCTTAAGCCTTCTAGTGTGGCTGGGGATGAAGATAAAATATCTTCCATTTTTTATACCATTTTGGGCCCAATGCTGAATCCTTTAATCTACAGTTTAAGGAACAAGGATGTCCACATTGCACTGAGAAaaactttgaggaaaaaaatgtttacctAA